A window of the Bacteroides thetaiotaomicron VPI-5482 genome harbors these coding sequences:
- a CDS encoding transposase, with product MKYSKKKYNYYSDDERMSYIREYLSSPESKSEFCKRHGFCAKLLTYWLNKYQIEDKDMGRSSKPVNSDAIDSSISELQKELSLLRAENRKLHRALADESLRHEACEELINLAESTYHIKVRKNSDAK from the coding sequence ATGAAATATTCGAAAAAGAAGTACAACTATTACAGTGATGATGAACGAATGTCTTATATTCGTGAGTATTTATCAAGTCCCGAGAGCAAATCTGAGTTTTGTAAGCGTCACGGCTTTTGTGCCAAGCTTCTTACTTATTGGCTTAACAAGTATCAAATAGAAGACAAAGATATGGGTAGATCCTCTAAACCAGTAAATAGCGATGCTATTGATTCTAGTATTTCTGAGCTCCAGAAAGAACTATCGCTATTGCGTGCTGAGAACCGTAAACTTCATCGGGCTCTTGCTGATGAGAGTTTACGTCACGAGGCGTGCGAAGAACTCATCAATCTTGCTGAATCCACGTATCATATCAAGGTACGAAAAAACTCCGATGCCAAGTAA
- a CDS encoding peptidase domain-containing ABC transporter, which yields MQTRQFPWEYQMDAKDCGPACIKMIAKYYGKYYSLQYLRDLCGITREGVSFLDISYAAEKIGLRTVAVKATMENLTNRIPLPCIIHWDQHHFIVVYKTKKGKIYVSDPAKGLLSYPEEDFKDRWYKEGEEFGMLMVLEPMANFKQIEAHERIERFKSFENLLNYFTPYKKAFGILFAIMLIATGLQAVLPFISKSVIDIGIYTQDISFIYMMLIGNIVLLLSITLSNVLRDWVLLHVSTRVNISLISDYLIKLMKLPVTFFENKLVGDILQRAGDHERIRSFVMNNSLGMFFSIITFVVFSIILLIYNPMIFFIFIAGSGIYVAWIFTFLSIRKKLDWEYFELNAKNQSYWVETIENVQEIKINNYEDLKRWKWEAIQARIYRLNLKVLKINNAQSLGAQFINSMMNIAVTFYCAIAVINGDITFGVMISTQFIIGMLNGPVAQLVSFIQSAQYAKISFMRINEIHQLKDEDDSSPVISNSLSLPVDKSLYLKNVSFQYSRNAPLVLKNITLQIPKGKVTAIVGDSGCGKSTLLKLLLRLYMPSYGEICMGDMNVNNISLRNWRAKCGCVMQDGKLFNDTIQNNIVLDDANIDYEALQKAVEVANISHEIEAMPQGYQTMIGEMGRGLSGGQRQRVLIARALYKDPDYLFLDEATNALDTINEQKIVRALNNVFKNRTVIVVAHRLSTIRRADQIIVLKAGMIIETGNHQSLMTNKQYYYNLIQSQYEPETNTFSTEESAD from the coding sequence ATGCAAACAAGACAATTCCCCTGGGAGTACCAAATGGATGCAAAAGACTGTGGCCCAGCATGTATCAAAATGATAGCAAAATACTACGGCAAATACTATTCGTTGCAATATTTGAGGGATTTATGTGGGATAACCAGAGAAGGAGTTTCCTTTTTGGATATTAGCTATGCTGCCGAAAAAATAGGGCTAAGAACTGTAGCGGTTAAGGCGACTATGGAGAATCTGACCAACAGGATTCCACTGCCATGTATCATACACTGGGACCAGCACCACTTCATAGTTGTGTATAAAACAAAAAAAGGGAAGATATATGTGTCCGATCCTGCCAAAGGCTTGCTTTCCTATCCGGAAGAGGATTTCAAAGACAGATGGTATAAGGAAGGGGAAGAATTCGGGATGCTGATGGTACTGGAGCCTATGGCAAACTTCAAGCAAATAGAAGCTCATGAACGGATCGAAAGATTCAAAAGTTTCGAAAACCTTCTCAACTATTTTACGCCATATAAAAAAGCATTCGGCATATTGTTCGCTATCATGTTGATAGCCACCGGACTGCAAGCAGTACTTCCGTTTATCTCAAAATCTGTAATAGATATAGGTATATATACTCAGGATATATCTTTCATCTACATGATGCTAATCGGCAATATTGTTCTTTTACTTAGTATAACGCTGTCAAATGTATTAAGAGACTGGGTCTTGCTGCACGTTTCTACCCGTGTCAATATCTCCCTCATATCGGACTATCTGATCAAATTAATGAAATTACCGGTGACTTTCTTCGAAAACAAACTGGTCGGTGATATCCTTCAACGGGCGGGCGATCATGAAAGAATACGCAGCTTTGTGATGAACAACTCCTTGGGGATGTTCTTCTCTATCATTACATTCGTTGTATTCAGCATTATACTGTTGATTTATAATCCTATGATCTTTTTTATTTTTATAGCGGGCAGTGGGATTTATGTAGCATGGATTTTCACCTTTTTGAGCATACGTAAAAAGCTCGACTGGGAGTATTTCGAACTGAATGCCAAGAACCAAAGTTACTGGGTGGAAACCATCGAAAATGTTCAGGAGATTAAAATAAACAATTACGAAGACCTTAAACGCTGGAAATGGGAAGCTATACAGGCAAGGATATACCGGTTGAATCTGAAAGTGCTGAAAATCAATAATGCACAGTCGCTTGGGGCGCAATTTATCAATAGTATGATGAATATTGCCGTCACGTTCTACTGTGCCATCGCCGTTATCAATGGAGATATCACTTTCGGAGTCATGATCTCAACGCAATTTATTATAGGGATGCTGAACGGACCTGTGGCACAGTTAGTCAGTTTTATACAATCTGCCCAGTATGCTAAAATCAGCTTTATGCGTATCAATGAAATTCATCAGCTGAAAGATGAAGACGATTCTTCGCCTGTGATAAGCAACAGTCTGAGTTTGCCTGTAGACAAAAGTTTATATCTGAAGAACGTATCATTTCAGTATTCGAGAAATGCTCCGCTGGTTTTGAAAAACATCACCTTGCAGATTCCTAAAGGAAAAGTGACCGCTATTGTCGGAGACAGCGGATGCGGCAAATCTACTTTACTTAAACTGTTGTTGCGTCTATACATGCCTTCTTACGGAGAAATCTGTATGGGAGATATGAACGTGAATAATATCAGTCTTCGCAATTGGCGTGCTAAATGCGGCTGCGTGATGCAGGACGGGAAATTGTTTAATGACACCATACAGAACAATATTGTACTGGATGATGCCAATATTGATTATGAGGCATTGCAGAAGGCTGTTGAAGTAGCCAATATCAGCCACGAGATAGAAGCTATGCCGCAGGGATACCAGACAATGATCGGAGAAATGGGCAGAGGTTTGAGTGGAGGGCAACGGCAGCGTGTACTGATAGCAAGAGCGCTCTACAAGGATCCGGACTATCTGTTTCTGGACGAAGCTACCAATGCACTTGATACGATTAATGAGCAAAAGATAGTAAGGGCATTAAATAACGTTTTCAAAAACAGGACAGTCATTGTGGTAGCTCATCGGCTAAGTACGATTCGCAGGGCAGACCAAATCATCGTATTAAAAGCGGGAATGATCATAGAGACAGGCAATCATCAAAGCCTGATGACAAACAAACAGTATTATTACAACTTAATTCAAAGCCAATATGAACCGGAAACAAACACCTTCTCCACAGAAGAAAGCGCAGACTAA
- a CDS encoding IS3 family transposase codes for MSQRYSSRRKRGCIKFLCDYFGITRQGYYKHVNRHLEVDILTTSIVLYCKELLELMPKAGMRELYACCVSKFGPKMVIGRDRCYDIFRSNGLCQRTSRKRPKTTNSNHNYYIYPDLLNVAPKFVATRLGAMVVADITYVNTGQGWAYLSLLTDASSRAIVGYALYKTLETEGPLKALEMAISFYEKYHIDMSTLIHHSDRGVQYCSNKYVERLKEHQINISMTQCGDPLHNALAERMNNTIKNGWLFDCDDESFEQVSKRIEDAVYVYNHVRPHQGINMRTPMEVVSETGGLTA; via the coding sequence TTGTCACAGAGGTACTCATCCCGACGCAAACGTGGTTGTATAAAGTTCCTCTGTGATTACTTCGGCATAACCCGACAAGGTTATTACAAGCATGTGAACCGACATTTGGAGGTTGATATCCTTACCACAAGCATCGTGTTGTACTGCAAAGAACTGTTGGAACTCATGCCCAAAGCTGGTATGCGCGAGTTATACGCCTGCTGCGTGAGTAAGTTTGGACCAAAGATGGTTATCGGTCGTGATCGTTGTTATGACATTTTTCGCTCCAATGGTTTGTGTCAACGTACAAGTCGCAAGCGTCCTAAAACAACGAATTCGAACCATAATTACTATATCTACCCCGATCTGTTGAATGTTGCACCCAAATTTGTCGCTACAAGATTGGGCGCTATGGTAGTGGCGGATATAACCTACGTAAACACCGGTCAGGGCTGGGCTTACCTCTCGTTGCTTACCGATGCGTCAAGTCGTGCCATCGTGGGATATGCGCTTTACAAAACTCTTGAGACGGAGGGGCCCTTGAAAGCTTTGGAGATGGCAATATCATTCTATGAGAAGTATCACATAGACATGAGCACTCTTATTCATCATTCCGACCGGGGTGTCCAATATTGCTCAAATAAATATGTAGAGAGGCTTAAAGAGCATCAAATCAACATCAGTATGACGCAGTGTGGTGATCCTTTACATAATGCATTGGCTGAAAGAATGAACAACACCATTAAAAACGGTTGGCTATTCGACTGTGATGATGAGAGCTTCGAGCAAGTAAGCAAGCGCATTGAAGATGCTGTATATGTATATAATCATGTGCGGCCTCATCAAGGGATAAACATGAGGACACCTATGGAAGTGGTCAGCGAAACGGGAGGATTAACAGCATAA
- a CDS encoding HlyD family secretion protein, producing MNRKQTPSPQKKAQTKSSGRSEELDEIIDRMPMAFGKWVALAVIVFAALFLLFGWIIKYPDMVTGQIKINAQNPTVRLVANSTGNLLLLSHKAQEEVKKGEYIAVVQNPASTEDVRKIADLINRIDFDGTHLLALKDTFPDKVYLGEINPQYYAFLAALKAQCDYLQQNVYEKQRENITTSIEWKKKIVREAEDSQKAAKDRMDVARKWLKRYVSLDQQEIATYEYETDQIKNNYLTTVQEVQNINREIASTRMQITEAYHRLEQLEVEQLEKERELKVELLSTHQNLIANMAAWEQKYVFKAPFDGKVEFLKFISDGQFVQAGEAVFGVIPKENHIYGQVLLPANGAGKVKENSKVVIKLENYPYMEYGYIEGYVSSISLVTQTQKTGEKTIETYLINVELPNGLTTNYEETLDFKYELGGTADIIVKDRRLIERLFDNLRYRTK from the coding sequence ATGAACCGGAAACAAACACCTTCTCCACAGAAGAAAGCGCAGACTAAATCATCCGGAAGAAGCGAAGAACTGGATGAGATTATTGACCGGATGCCCATGGCTTTCGGAAAATGGGTGGCACTGGCGGTCATTGTATTTGCAGCATTATTTCTATTGTTCGGATGGATTATCAAATACCCGGATATGGTGACCGGGCAAATTAAAATTAATGCGCAGAACCCGACCGTAAGGCTTGTTGCCAACAGTACGGGGAATTTGCTGCTTCTTTCGCACAAAGCACAGGAGGAGGTGAAGAAGGGGGAATATATAGCGGTCGTGCAAAATCCTGCTTCTACAGAGGATGTGCGGAAGATTGCGGATTTAATAAATCGAATAGATTTCGATGGCACCCATTTGCTTGCTCTTAAAGATACATTTCCCGACAAGGTATATTTAGGAGAAATCAACCCTCAATACTATGCCTTTCTTGCAGCTCTGAAAGCTCAATGTGACTATCTGCAGCAGAATGTCTACGAAAAGCAAAGAGAGAATATCACGACGAGCATTGAATGGAAAAAGAAGATTGTCCGAGAAGCGGAGGACTCGCAGAAAGCTGCAAAAGATAGAATGGATGTTGCCCGGAAATGGCTTAAACGTTATGTCTCTCTTGATCAGCAGGAAATAGCGACTTATGAATATGAGACCGATCAGATTAAAAATAATTACCTGACAACAGTACAGGAGGTACAAAACATAAATAGGGAGATTGCCTCGACCCGCATGCAAATCACAGAAGCATACCATCGGCTGGAGCAACTGGAAGTGGAACAACTGGAGAAAGAACGGGAACTGAAAGTGGAACTTTTGTCCACTCATCAGAACTTGATAGCAAATATGGCCGCATGGGAACAGAAATATGTTTTCAAAGCTCCTTTTGATGGAAAAGTAGAGTTCCTGAAATTTATTTCAGATGGTCAATTTGTGCAGGCAGGAGAAGCGGTATTTGGAGTGATACCCAAGGAAAACCATATATATGGTCAGGTGCTGCTTCCGGCCAATGGAGCCGGAAAGGTAAAAGAAAACAGTAAAGTCGTTATTAAGTTAGAGAACTATCCCTACATGGAGTATGGATATATAGAGGGATATGTATCTTCTATTTCTTTGGTCACCCAAACGCAGAAAACAGGAGAAAAGACCATTGAAACATATTTGATTAACGTTGAATTGCCCAACGGATTAACAACTAATTATGAAGAGACTCTCGACTTTAAATATGAGTTGGGAGGAACTGCCGATATTATTGTAAAAGACAGACGATTGATAGAACGCCTGTTTGATAATTTAAGGTATCGGACTAAATAA